A part of Paenibacillus sp. 481 genomic DNA contains:
- a CDS encoding YidC/Oxa1 family membrane protein insertase yields MSLKLLSNRKWLLVAASMLLLVVLTGCTSPTETLKTADLLQGNFWERNVVYYFSLALDTFAGWFQGSYGLAILLLTIIVRFLILPLTIKQIRSSKEMQKIQPQMLEIKKKYKDNPQKQQEETMKMFQKHGINPLAGCLPLVIQMPIFIALYNAIYMNSEIREHTFLWLKLGEADPYYVLPIIAAITTYLQSKMMQNQMQPAMQFMMLVFPVLIFVMSISFPAALPLYWVFSNIFTIVQNYFLYRDKDKEVQPAK; encoded by the coding sequence TTGTCGCTGAAGTTGCTTAGTAACCGCAAATGGCTTTTGGTTGCAGCGTCCATGTTGTTACTCGTTGTACTAACTGGATGTACGTCACCGACCGAAACGCTTAAGACAGCAGACCTGTTGCAGGGGAACTTCTGGGAGCGTAACGTTGTTTATTACTTTTCATTAGCATTGGATACGTTTGCAGGCTGGTTCCAGGGCAGTTATGGCTTGGCCATCTTGTTGCTCACTATTATTGTAAGATTTTTAATTTTACCGCTTACAATTAAACAAATTCGTAGTTCCAAAGAGATGCAAAAGATTCAGCCGCAAATGCTGGAGATCAAGAAGAAATACAAGGATAATCCGCAAAAACAGCAAGAAGAAACAATGAAAATGTTCCAAAAGCATGGGATTAATCCTTTGGCTGGATGTTTACCATTAGTGATACAAATGCCGATATTTATCGCGTTGTATAATGCGATTTATATGAACTCGGAAATTCGCGAGCATACATTCTTGTGGTTGAAGCTCGGTGAAGCGGATCCTTATTACGTGTTGCCGATCATCGCTGCGATTACAACTTACTTGCAGTCTAAGATGATGCAGAATCAAATGCAGCCTGCGATGCAGTTTATGATGCTCGTATTCCCAGTGTTAATCTTCGTTATGTCGATTAGCTTCCCAGCTGCATTACCATTGTACTGGGTATTCAGTAATATCTTTACGATTGTTCAGAACTATTTCCTTTATCGCGATAAGGATAAGGAGGTTCAGCCGGCGAAATGA
- the jag gene encoding RNA-binding cell elongation regulator Jag/EloR, producing the protein MKTLIVSGKTVEDAIKDGLAQWNVTKEQVSVRVVQQPSKGFLGLFGVRPAKVELMLLTPAETDVQAGLSEERSARISAVATQPSNVGQATSKETSSTEAGPDPIVEAKQFIVDVARSMGLAVEVAVHKRKDVITLDISGADLGLLIGRRGQTLDSLQYLTNLVANRYAKHHLRVILDAEQFRDRRKQTLESLSERLANKVIRTRKEVVLEPMTSLERKVIHAKLQDHPKVKTYSKGEEPNRRVVITIK; encoded by the coding sequence ATGAAAACGTTGATTGTATCTGGAAAGACGGTCGAAGATGCAATAAAGGACGGTTTGGCCCAATGGAACGTAACCAAAGAGCAAGTGTCTGTGCGCGTCGTGCAGCAGCCTTCTAAAGGCTTTTTAGGATTGTTCGGCGTAAGACCTGCTAAGGTGGAGTTGATGCTGCTTACACCAGCTGAAACGGATGTTCAGGCGGGGTTAAGTGAAGAGAGGTCTGCACGCATTTCTGCGGTTGCTACACAACCGTCTAATGTCGGACAGGCAACAAGCAAAGAGACATCCTCGACAGAAGCGGGTCCAGACCCGATTGTAGAGGCGAAGCAGTTTATCGTCGATGTAGCTCGTTCCATGGGACTTGCTGTGGAAGTTGCAGTACACAAGCGTAAGGATGTAATTACGCTCGATATTAGCGGGGCTGACTTGGGTCTGCTTATTGGACGCCGTGGTCAGACGCTCGACTCGTTGCAATATTTGACTAACTTAGTTGCCAATCGTTATGCTAAGCATCATTTGCGCGTCATTCTTGATGCAGAACAATTTCGTGATCGTCGGAAACAGACGCTGGAGTCTTTGTCAGAGCGTCTGGCGAACAAAGTGATTCGCACCCGTAAAGAAGTGGTGCTCGAACCGATGACGTCGCTTGAGCGTAAAGTGATTCATGCAAAGCTGCAAGATCACCCGAAGGTGAAAACGTACAGCAAAGGTGAAGAACCGAATCGTCGTGTCGTTATTACGATTAAATAG